The Acanthochromis polyacanthus isolate Apoly-LR-REF ecotype Palm Island chromosome 5, KAUST_Apoly_ChrSc, whole genome shotgun sequence genome includes a window with the following:
- the LOC110972771 gene encoding macrophage-stimulating protein receptor-like isoform X4: protein MVTLSALLTVYLWIQTQTASGQQKCPPSPPWLVDFTMTYSLPYFQTDKPIQNIEVNSQVQPTELYVACQNVIIAVNDSLQKTWELKTGPVGHPECETCQVCDIETDPKDPVNTDSQVLFLDPDQHYLPYLYFCGSTRHGICYIINIDEPKPETKCLYKKERNSPTYCPDCLASPLGTKVTFVQEGATSLFFTAASVNESLRQKYPRRSISVMRPLSTEDGFDVIMDVTVLPGLRDSYSIDYIYSFSTKDHVYFLSLQRENPFNSNSTFQTRLGRLPILIPEMWMYREVVLECRYEPKRRRRREAYRDIVYNGLQAAYFGRAGKDLADELRVHETEDILYGVFAEVNERGQPQKNSALCAFPLTKVNHAIDRGVEACCKSGPEQLSRGLCHFQPCESCPHESNDGNDACTAKATLVSQPYYRVDLFNSQMRNVLFTSVLVTTTGNHTLGHFGTSDGRILQVILTLYKPIIFANYSVGETAVSRTAAVYSKDLLLFVAGNKMFRVPSAGPGCSHFMTCSMCLTAPRFMNCCWCSGSCLRENECTSEWNKDSCAPVITEFFPKTIPAGGETELTLCGSEFQSPLRPAIISGKTHIITVGSAMCSVLSEKSSNDELVCKIHEKNPNLNLNITLQVHEGEVEGRYSIEGTAQTSGLSFVEPTITEIKPGYGPMFGETAVTLTGKYLNSGKQRDVYFGEKKCKIQTVSEETGDLSSIICYTAAAAAVGPVPVKVIIDNFEVTATKMFLYKKDPVIHSVRPQCGFQRGSKLLIEGQNLDSAYKTVVQYTSQNPVVTLQQVCNGTTNTTHMECWTPAFPEEMAEEKSVPGVISIHTDGKNNLFKRRFDYHPDAKVIPFENDDKVLLLKPGDTEVSLHHSKLITVSSCMKITMTIGGVPCKAQVLLNELTCRIPKSLVIPSEGLPVKVSVNREVYDVGTVVYDDSSNTVIAGIVLGIVAALVVGAGLALLVMIHLRKKKRANIENRLSTLLSRSRMSSTHNTSPTDLSSQTSGSGMAFQGLLYTASYDHLAVPLMARDNISMVSLSSDLLEEVKDVLIPAEMLRIEDSQIIGKGHFGTVYHGYLIDSNKQETHCAVKSLNRITDLGEVDQFLREGIIMKAFHHSNILSLLGIMLPKEGLPLVVLPYMKHGDVRHFIRSEKRNPTVKDLIGFGLQVAKGMEYLAQKKFVHRDLAARNCMLDETYTVKVADFGMARDIYDKEYYSIQDHKRVKLPVKWMAIESLQTQKFTTKSDVWSYGILLWELLTRGASPYPDVDPYDITHYLLKGRRLPQPQFCPDTLYSIMLACWDPEPEHRPGFHSLVTEVQHILSCLEGEHYISLKVTYVNLDQPRPYPALTGSADEAEASDLDADSHGAS, encoded by the exons ATGGTCACTTTGAGTGCCTTGCTGACGGTATACTTATGGATACAAACACAAACTGCCTCAGGACAGCAGAAAtgtcctccttctcctccctggCTGGTGGATTTCACTATGACATATTCCCTGCCCTACTTCCAAACAGACAAACCTATACAGAACATCGAAGTGAACTCGCAAGTTCAGCCAACAGAGCTGTACGTTGCCTGCCAGAATGTAATAATAGCAGTTAACGATTCCTTGCAGAAAACATGGGAGTTGAAAACTGGACCTGTTGGCCATCCTGAGTGTGAAACCTGTCAGGTATGTGACATAGAAACTGACCCTAAAGATCCAGTCAATACAGACAGCCAGGTTCTGTTTTTGGATCCTGATCAACATTACTTACCATACTTGTACTTTTGTGGAAGCACTCGGCATGGGATCTGTTACATTATTAACATTGACGAGCCAAAGCCTGAGACTAAGTGTTTATACAAAAAAGAGCGAAACTCTCCAACCTACTGTCCTGACTGTCTGGCCAGCCCACTTGGAACCAAAGTCACTTTCGTTCAGGAAGGAGCCACATCACTGTTCTTCACTGCAGCCTCCGTTAATGAGAGTCTGAGACAGAAGTATCCAAGGAGGTCAATATCAGTGATGAGACCACTTTCAACTGAAGACGGTTTTGATGTGATCATGGATGTCACAGTGCTCCCAGGTCTGCGTGACTCGTACAGCATTGACTACATATACAGTTTTTCCACCAAGGACCATGTCTACTTTCTGTCCCTGCAGAGGGAAAATCCCTTCAACAGCAACTCGACTTTTCAGACTCGTCTGGGACGACTGCCTATTTTAATTCCAGAGATGTGGATGTACAGGGAGGTGGTCTTGGAGTGTCGGTACGAACCAAAGAGGAGGAGACGGAGGGAGGCTTACAGGGACATTGTGTATAACGGACTGCAGGCGGCATACTTTGGGCGAGCAGGGAAAGACTTGGCTGATGAGCTGAGGGTGCACGAGACTGAAGATATTCTTTATGGGGTGTTTGCGGAGGTCAATGAGCGTGGTCAGCCTCAGAAAAACTCAGCCCTGTGTGCCTTTCCTCTGACTAAAGTAAACCACGCCATTGACCGAGGTGTGGAGGCCTGCTGTAAGTCAGGGCCTGAGCAGCTGTCCAGAGGTCTCTGCCACTTCCAGCCATGTGAGAGCTGCCCACATGAA AGCAATGACGGGAATGACGCATGCACTGCCAAGGCCACTCTGGTCTCACAGCCGTACTACAGAGTTGACCTCTTCAACAGTCAGATGAGAAATGTCCTGTTCACCTCAGTCCTGGTCACCACTACTGGGAATCATACGCTGGGACATTTTGGCACCTCAGATGGCAGGATACTGCAG GTGATCCTTACACTGTACAAACCAATTATTTTTGCCAATTATTCTGTGGGAGAGACGGCAGTATCCAGGACAGCAGCTGTCTACTCGAAGGATTTACTTCTTTTTGTAGCTGGAAATAAG atgttcagagtaCCCTCTGCAGGACCTGGGTGTTCACATTTTATGACATGCTCCATGTGTTTGACGGCTCCACGCTTCATGAACTGTTGCTGGTGTTCGGGAAGCTGCTTAAGGGAGAATGAGTGCACCTCAGAGTGGAACAAAGACTCTTGCGCACCTGTCATAACCGAG tttttcccGAAAACTATTCCTGCTGGTGGTGAGACAGAGTTGACGCTGTGTGGTTCAGAGTTTCAGTCTCCTCTAAGACCGGCCATCATCAGCGGCAAAACGCACATCATCACAGTGGGCTCAGCCATGTGTTCTGTCCTGTCTGAGAAGAGCAGTAATGACGA GCTAGTGTGcaaaattcatgaaaaaaaccccaaccTGAATCTCAACATCACTCTGCAAGTGCATGAGGGGGAAGTGGAGGGACGCTACTCAATCGAAGGCACAGCTCAGACATCTGGCTTGTCTTTTGTG GAACCCACCATCACAGAAATCAAGCCAGGCTATGGACCCATGTTTGGGGAAACAGCAGTTACATTAACAGGAAAATATCTTAATTCTGGGAAACAAAGAGATGTGTACTTTGGAGAGAAAAAGTGCAAGATTCAAAC agtttctgaggaaactgGAGATTTGTCTTCAATCATCTGCTatacagctgctgcagcagctgttggACCTGTACCTGTGAAAGTCATTATTGACAACTTTGAAGTGACCGCGACTAAGATGTTTCTCTACAAGAAAGACCCTGTTATACACTCTGTGCGTCCACAATGCGGTTTCCAAAG AGGCTCCAAGCTGCTGATAGAAGGTCAGAATCTTGACTCTGCCTACAAAACTGTGGTTCAGTACACTTCCCAAAATCCTGTTGTGACTTTACAACAA GTCTGCAATGGCACAACAAATACTACACATATGGAATGCTGGACTCCTGCTTTTCCAGAGGAAATGGCAGAGGAAAAGTCAGTACCAGGAGTGATTTCCATACacactgatggaaaaaataacCTCTTCAAGCGACGTTTTGACTACCACCCTGATGCCAAAGTCATTCCCTttgaaaatgatgacaaagtTTTACTTCTAAAACCAGGAGACACTGAAGTTTCACTGCAC CACAGTAAACTGATTACAGTGAGCTCTTGTATGAAAATTACAATGACCATTGGCGGTGTGCCATGTAAGGCTCAAGTTCTGTTAAATGAGCTGACCTGCAGGATTCCTAAAAGCCTGGTTATCCCCAGCGAGGGGCTGCCTGTCAAA GTGTCTGTGAACAGAGAGGTGTACGATGTGGGTACAGTAGTCTATGACGACAGCAGCAACACTGTGATAGCAGGCATTGTCCTGGGCATCGTTGCTGCACTGGTCGTAGGTGCTGGCCTTGCATTACTAGTGATGATTCAtttgaggaagaaaaagagag CCAACATAGAGAATCGTCTATCAACATTGTTGTCACGCAGCCGCATGAGCAGCACCCATAATACCTCCCCAACAG ATCTGTCCAGTCAAACCTCTGGCTCAGGAATGGCTTTCCAAGGTTTATTGTACACTGCCAGCTATGATCATCTTGCCGTTCCTTTAATGGCACGGGACAATATCTCAATGGTCAGCTTGAGTTCTGACCTTCTTGAAGAGGTCAAAGATGTGCTGATCCCTGCTGAGATGCTCCGAATTGAGGATAGCCAGATCATTGGCAAAG GTCACTTTGGGACAGTTTATCATGGATACCTGATAGACAGCAATAAGCAGGAGACCCACTGTGCTGTGAAGTCACTGAACA GAATCACAGATTTGGGTGAAGTGGACCAGTTCCTCAGAGAGGGCATCATCATGAAAGCCTTCCACCACTCCAACATACTCTCTCTGCTGGGCATTATGCTGCCCAAAGAAGGGCTCCCTCTGGTGGTTCTGCCGTACATGAAGCATGGAGATGTGCGCCATTTCATCCGCTCTGAGAAAAGG AACCCCACAGTGAAAGACTTAATCGGGTTTGGGCTTCAGGTTGCCAAAGGCATGGAATACTTAGCACAAAAGAAGTTTGTTCACAGAGACCTGGCTGCACGTAACTGCAT GCTAGATGAAACGTACACAGTAAAGGTGGCGGACTTTGGCATGGCCAGAGACATTTATGACAAGGAATACTACAGCATTCAAGATCACAAGAGGGTAAAGCTTCCAGTTAAGTGGATGGCTATCGAAAGCCTGCAAACACAGAAGTTCACCACCAAGTCTGACGTG TGGTCATATGGCATCTTATTATGGGAGCTGTTAACCAGAGGTGCCAGTCCATATCCAGATGTGGACCCTTATGACATCACACACTACTTGTTGAAGGGACGTCGGCTTCCGCAGCCACAGTTTTGCCCAGATACTCT CTATTCAATCATGCTGGCATGTTGGGACCCGGAGCCTGAGCACAGACCAGGCTTTCACAGCCTGGTAACAGAAGTCCAACACATCCTGTCCTGCTTGGAAGGAGAGCACTACATCAGTTTGAAGGTTACCTATGTCAACCTAGACCAGCCAAGGCCTTATCCTGCCCTGACTGGATCTGCTGATGAGGCTGAGGCCTCGGACTTGGACGCAGACAGTCATGGTGCCAGCTGA
- the LOC110972771 gene encoding macrophage-stimulating protein receptor-like isoform X5, whose product MVTLSALLTVYLWIQTQTASGQQKCPPSPPWLVDFTMTYSLPYFQTDKPIQNIEVNSQVQPTELYVACQNVIIAVNDSLQKTWELKTGPVGHPECETCQVCDIETDPKDPVNTDSQVLFLDPDQHYLPYLYFCGSTRHGICYIINIDEPKPETKCLYKKERNSPTYCPDCLASPLGTKVTFVQEGATSLFFTAASVNESLRQKYPRRSISVMRPLSTEDGFDVIMDVTVLPGLRDSYSIDYIYSFSTKDHVYFLSLQRENPFNSNSTFQTRLGRLPILIPEMWMYREVVLECRYEPKRRRRREAYRDIVYNGLQAAYFGRAGKDLADELRVHETEDILYGVFAEVNERGQPQKNSALCAFPLTKVNHAIDRGVEACCKSGPEQLSRGLCHFQPCESCPHESNDGNDACTAKATLVSQPYYRVDLFNSQMRNVLFTSVLVTTTGNHTLGHFGTSDGRILQVILTLYKPIIFANYSVGETAVSRTAAVYSKDLLLFVAGNKMFRVPSAGPGCSHFMTCSMCLTAPRFMNCCWCSGSCLRENECTSEWNKDSCAPVITEFFPKTIPAGGETELTLCGSEFQSPLRPAIISGKTHIITVGSAMCSVLSEKSSNDELVCKIHEKNPNLNLNITLQVHEGEVEGRYSIEGTAQTSGLSFVEPTITEIKPGYGPMFGETAVTLTGKYLNSGKQRDVYFGEKKCKIQTVSEETGDLSSIICYTAAAAAVGPVPVKVIIDNFEVTATKMFLYKKDPVIHSVRPQCGFQRGSKLLIEGQNLDSAYKTVVQYTSQNPVVTLQQVCNGTTNTTHMECWTPAFPEEMAEEKSVPGVISIHTDGKNNLFKRRFDYHPDAKVIPFENDDKVLLLKPGDTEVSLHHSKLITVSSCMKITMTIGGVPCKAQVLLNELTCRIPKSLVIPSEGLPVKVSVNREVYDVGTVVYDDSSNTVIAGIVLGIVAALVVGAGLALLVMIHLRKKKRVDLSSQTSGSGMAFQGLLYTASYDHLAVPLMARDNISMVSLSSDLLEEVKDVLIPAEMLRIEDSQIIGKGHFGTVYHGYLIDSNKQETHCAVKSLNRITDLGEVDQFLREGIIMKAFHHSNILSLLGIMLPKEGLPLVVLPYMKHGDVRHFIRSEKRNPTVKDLIGFGLQVAKGMEYLAQKKFVHRDLAARNCMLDETYTVKVADFGMARDIYDKEYYSIQDHKRVKLPVKWMAIESLQTQKFTTKSDVWSYGILLWELLTRGASPYPDVDPYDITHYLLKGRRLPQPQFCPDTLYSIMLACWDPEPEHRPGFHSLVTEVQHILSCLEGEHYISLKVTYVNLDQPRPYPALTGSADEAEASDLDADSHGAS is encoded by the exons ATGGTCACTTTGAGTGCCTTGCTGACGGTATACTTATGGATACAAACACAAACTGCCTCAGGACAGCAGAAAtgtcctccttctcctccctggCTGGTGGATTTCACTATGACATATTCCCTGCCCTACTTCCAAACAGACAAACCTATACAGAACATCGAAGTGAACTCGCAAGTTCAGCCAACAGAGCTGTACGTTGCCTGCCAGAATGTAATAATAGCAGTTAACGATTCCTTGCAGAAAACATGGGAGTTGAAAACTGGACCTGTTGGCCATCCTGAGTGTGAAACCTGTCAGGTATGTGACATAGAAACTGACCCTAAAGATCCAGTCAATACAGACAGCCAGGTTCTGTTTTTGGATCCTGATCAACATTACTTACCATACTTGTACTTTTGTGGAAGCACTCGGCATGGGATCTGTTACATTATTAACATTGACGAGCCAAAGCCTGAGACTAAGTGTTTATACAAAAAAGAGCGAAACTCTCCAACCTACTGTCCTGACTGTCTGGCCAGCCCACTTGGAACCAAAGTCACTTTCGTTCAGGAAGGAGCCACATCACTGTTCTTCACTGCAGCCTCCGTTAATGAGAGTCTGAGACAGAAGTATCCAAGGAGGTCAATATCAGTGATGAGACCACTTTCAACTGAAGACGGTTTTGATGTGATCATGGATGTCACAGTGCTCCCAGGTCTGCGTGACTCGTACAGCATTGACTACATATACAGTTTTTCCACCAAGGACCATGTCTACTTTCTGTCCCTGCAGAGGGAAAATCCCTTCAACAGCAACTCGACTTTTCAGACTCGTCTGGGACGACTGCCTATTTTAATTCCAGAGATGTGGATGTACAGGGAGGTGGTCTTGGAGTGTCGGTACGAACCAAAGAGGAGGAGACGGAGGGAGGCTTACAGGGACATTGTGTATAACGGACTGCAGGCGGCATACTTTGGGCGAGCAGGGAAAGACTTGGCTGATGAGCTGAGGGTGCACGAGACTGAAGATATTCTTTATGGGGTGTTTGCGGAGGTCAATGAGCGTGGTCAGCCTCAGAAAAACTCAGCCCTGTGTGCCTTTCCTCTGACTAAAGTAAACCACGCCATTGACCGAGGTGTGGAGGCCTGCTGTAAGTCAGGGCCTGAGCAGCTGTCCAGAGGTCTCTGCCACTTCCAGCCATGTGAGAGCTGCCCACATGAA AGCAATGACGGGAATGACGCATGCACTGCCAAGGCCACTCTGGTCTCACAGCCGTACTACAGAGTTGACCTCTTCAACAGTCAGATGAGAAATGTCCTGTTCACCTCAGTCCTGGTCACCACTACTGGGAATCATACGCTGGGACATTTTGGCACCTCAGATGGCAGGATACTGCAG GTGATCCTTACACTGTACAAACCAATTATTTTTGCCAATTATTCTGTGGGAGAGACGGCAGTATCCAGGACAGCAGCTGTCTACTCGAAGGATTTACTTCTTTTTGTAGCTGGAAATAAG atgttcagagtaCCCTCTGCAGGACCTGGGTGTTCACATTTTATGACATGCTCCATGTGTTTGACGGCTCCACGCTTCATGAACTGTTGCTGGTGTTCGGGAAGCTGCTTAAGGGAGAATGAGTGCACCTCAGAGTGGAACAAAGACTCTTGCGCACCTGTCATAACCGAG tttttcccGAAAACTATTCCTGCTGGTGGTGAGACAGAGTTGACGCTGTGTGGTTCAGAGTTTCAGTCTCCTCTAAGACCGGCCATCATCAGCGGCAAAACGCACATCATCACAGTGGGCTCAGCCATGTGTTCTGTCCTGTCTGAGAAGAGCAGTAATGACGA GCTAGTGTGcaaaattcatgaaaaaaaccccaaccTGAATCTCAACATCACTCTGCAAGTGCATGAGGGGGAAGTGGAGGGACGCTACTCAATCGAAGGCACAGCTCAGACATCTGGCTTGTCTTTTGTG GAACCCACCATCACAGAAATCAAGCCAGGCTATGGACCCATGTTTGGGGAAACAGCAGTTACATTAACAGGAAAATATCTTAATTCTGGGAAACAAAGAGATGTGTACTTTGGAGAGAAAAAGTGCAAGATTCAAAC agtttctgaggaaactgGAGATTTGTCTTCAATCATCTGCTatacagctgctgcagcagctgttggACCTGTACCTGTGAAAGTCATTATTGACAACTTTGAAGTGACCGCGACTAAGATGTTTCTCTACAAGAAAGACCCTGTTATACACTCTGTGCGTCCACAATGCGGTTTCCAAAG AGGCTCCAAGCTGCTGATAGAAGGTCAGAATCTTGACTCTGCCTACAAAACTGTGGTTCAGTACACTTCCCAAAATCCTGTTGTGACTTTACAACAA GTCTGCAATGGCACAACAAATACTACACATATGGAATGCTGGACTCCTGCTTTTCCAGAGGAAATGGCAGAGGAAAAGTCAGTACCAGGAGTGATTTCCATACacactgatggaaaaaataacCTCTTCAAGCGACGTTTTGACTACCACCCTGATGCCAAAGTCATTCCCTttgaaaatgatgacaaagtTTTACTTCTAAAACCAGGAGACACTGAAGTTTCACTGCAC CACAGTAAACTGATTACAGTGAGCTCTTGTATGAAAATTACAATGACCATTGGCGGTGTGCCATGTAAGGCTCAAGTTCTGTTAAATGAGCTGACCTGCAGGATTCCTAAAAGCCTGGTTATCCCCAGCGAGGGGCTGCCTGTCAAA GTGTCTGTGAACAGAGAGGTGTACGATGTGGGTACAGTAGTCTATGACGACAGCAGCAACACTGTGATAGCAGGCATTGTCCTGGGCATCGTTGCTGCACTGGTCGTAGGTGCTGGCCTTGCATTACTAGTGATGATTCAtttgaggaagaaaaagagag TAGATCTGTCCAGTCAAACCTCTGGCTCAGGAATGGCTTTCCAAGGTTTATTGTACACTGCCAGCTATGATCATCTTGCCGTTCCTTTAATGGCACGGGACAATATCTCAATGGTCAGCTTGAGTTCTGACCTTCTTGAAGAGGTCAAAGATGTGCTGATCCCTGCTGAGATGCTCCGAATTGAGGATAGCCAGATCATTGGCAAAG GTCACTTTGGGACAGTTTATCATGGATACCTGATAGACAGCAATAAGCAGGAGACCCACTGTGCTGTGAAGTCACTGAACA GAATCACAGATTTGGGTGAAGTGGACCAGTTCCTCAGAGAGGGCATCATCATGAAAGCCTTCCACCACTCCAACATACTCTCTCTGCTGGGCATTATGCTGCCCAAAGAAGGGCTCCCTCTGGTGGTTCTGCCGTACATGAAGCATGGAGATGTGCGCCATTTCATCCGCTCTGAGAAAAGG AACCCCACAGTGAAAGACTTAATCGGGTTTGGGCTTCAGGTTGCCAAAGGCATGGAATACTTAGCACAAAAGAAGTTTGTTCACAGAGACCTGGCTGCACGTAACTGCAT GCTAGATGAAACGTACACAGTAAAGGTGGCGGACTTTGGCATGGCCAGAGACATTTATGACAAGGAATACTACAGCATTCAAGATCACAAGAGGGTAAAGCTTCCAGTTAAGTGGATGGCTATCGAAAGCCTGCAAACACAGAAGTTCACCACCAAGTCTGACGTG TGGTCATATGGCATCTTATTATGGGAGCTGTTAACCAGAGGTGCCAGTCCATATCCAGATGTGGACCCTTATGACATCACACACTACTTGTTGAAGGGACGTCGGCTTCCGCAGCCACAGTTTTGCCCAGATACTCT CTATTCAATCATGCTGGCATGTTGGGACCCGGAGCCTGAGCACAGACCAGGCTTTCACAGCCTGGTAACAGAAGTCCAACACATCCTGTCCTGCTTGGAAGGAGAGCACTACATCAGTTTGAAGGTTACCTATGTCAACCTAGACCAGCCAAGGCCTTATCCTGCCCTGACTGGATCTGCTGATGAGGCTGAGGCCTCGGACTTGGACGCAGACAGTCATGGTGCCAGCTGA